In Felis catus isolate Fca126 chromosome A3, F.catus_Fca126_mat1.0, whole genome shotgun sequence, a single genomic region encodes these proteins:
- the ODC1 gene encoding ornithine decarboxylase produces MNSFSNAEFDCHFLDEGFTAKDILDQKINEVSSSDDKDAFYVADLGDILKKHLRWLKALPRVTPFYAVKCNDSRTIVKTLAAIGTGFDCASKTEIQLVQSLGVPPERIIYANPCKQVSQIKYAANNGVQMMTFDSEVELMKVARAHPKAKLVLRIATDDSKAVCRLSVKFGATLKTSRLLLERARELNIDVIGVSFHVGSGCTDPETFVQAISDARCVFDMGAEVGFNMCLLDIGGGFPGSEDVKLKFEEITSVINPALDKYFPADSGVRVIAEPGRYYVASAFTLAVNIIAKKLVVKEQTGSDDEDESSEQTFMYYVNDGVYGSFNCILYDHAHVKPLLQKRPKPDEKYYSTSIWGPTCDGLDRIVERCDLPEMHVGDWMLFENMGAYTVAAASTFNGFQRPTIYYVMSGPTWQRMQQIQNHDFPPEAEEQDASALPVSCARESGMKRPPAACASASINV; encoded by the exons ATGAACAGCTTTAGTAATGCAGAGTTTGACTGCCATTTCCTCGATGAAGGCTTTACTGCCAAGGACATTCTGGACCAAAAAATCAAtgaagtttcctcttct GATGATAAGGATGCCTTCTATGTCGCGGATCTGGGAGACATTCTAAAGAAACATCTGAGATGGTTAAAAGCTCTTCCTCGGGTCACCCCCTTTTATGCAGTTAAATGCAATGATAGCAGAACCATAGTGAAGACCCTAGCTGCCATCGGGACAGGATTCGACTGTGCCAGCAAG ACTGAAATCCAACTGGTGCAGAGTCTCGGGGTGCCTCCGGAGAGGATCATCTATGCAAATCCTTGTAAACAGGTGTCTCAGATTAAGTATGCTGCCAATAACGGAGTCCAGATGATGACTTTCGACAGTGAAGTGGAGTTGATGAAAGTTGCCAGAGCTCACCCAAAGGCAAA GTTGGTTTTGCGGATTGCCACCGATGATTCCAAGGCAGTCTGTCGCCTCAGTGTTAAATTTGGTGCCACACTCAAAACCAGCAGGCTTCTTTTGGAACGGGCGAGGGAGCTAAATATTGATGTCATCGGAGTCAG CTTCCACGTGGGAAGTGGCTGTACCGATCCCGAGACCTTCGTGCAGGCCATCTCCGACGCCCGCTGTGTCTTTGACATGGGG GCTGAGGTTGGTTTCAACATGTGTCTGCTCGATATCGGTGGCGGCTTTCCTGGGTCTGAGGATGTAAAGCTTAAATTTGAAGAg ATCACCAGTGTTATCAACCCCGCCCTGGACAAGTACTTCCCGGCAGACTCGGGGGTGCGAGTCATAGCTGAGCCCGGCAGATACTACGTCGCGTCCGCTTTCACGCTTGCAGTTAATATCATTGCCAAAAAGCTCGTAGTAAAGGAACAGACGGGCTCTGATG ATGAAGATGAGTCGAGTGAACAAACCTTTATGTATTACGTGAATGACGGAGTGTATGGATCATTTAATTGCATCCTTTATGATCATGCACACGTGAAGCCCCTTCTGCagaag AGACCCAAACCAGATGAGAAATACTACTCAACCAGCATATGGGGACCAACATGTGACGGCCTTGATCGCATCGTTGAGCGCTGTGACTTGCCCGAGATGCACGTGGGCGATTGGATGCTCTTTGAAAACATGGGTGCTTACACTGTTGCTGCTGCTTCTACTTTCAACGGGTTCCAGAGGCCAACCATCTACTACGTGATGTCGGGGCCGACATG GCAACGGATGCAGCAGATCCAGAACCACGACTTCCCGCCCGAAGCGGAGGAGCAGGACGCGAGCGCGCTGCCCGTGTCCTGCGCCCGGGAGAGTGGGATGAAGCGCCCCCCGGCCGCCTGCGCCTCGGCCAGCATTAACGTGTAG